In the Muricauda sp. MAR_2010_75 genome, one interval contains:
- a CDS encoding serine hydrolase, whose translation MKNCFLLLFFLINSTFSYPQRGDTKHLSLAMDSMIERLDSTFNSQFGMGIVVVKNDKIIYEKYKGFADVENLEKVAEGTEFYLSSITKSFTAMAALLLHEKGKLDLDKRLTQYFNDIKFEGVPYADSINIRHLLSHTSGISNDYLADRKAYYGNYTHGVLLKLLSKFTTTNAVGLGNFDYDNLGYNILELIIERELGQDWKEVVTDEVLKPIGMDETFTSLSALMNHQIPVAQPHYQSNISGALEKLEIKKNDKMLHAAGGNYSTVKDMAKWLIVQLNEGKINGKQAIPAHLIKLSHTPQAFQELTYIDIDRYGYGYGWNLGVNIEKDTIIHHFGGFPGYHSEVWLQPENDIGVAVMVNEGSGIGIVTSYLLSSYAIDYFLHPEGIDEKYENQLAAYSQMAMENFESMAKEKEKRSERQWKLELPNQMYVGTYTSEELGSIQIAFSDSKGFQVTHGLIKSKTVEPYTLENSMRVDILENGSVFKFNIKDGKVKSLVQEDVVYIKEY comes from the coding sequence ATGAAAAACTGTTTTCTACTCCTTTTTTTTCTAATCAATTCAACTTTTTCCTATCCCCAACGTGGAGATACAAAGCATCTATCACTTGCCATGGATTCAATGATAGAAAGGCTGGACAGCACTTTCAACAGTCAGTTTGGAATGGGCATTGTTGTTGTGAAAAATGATAAAATTATATACGAAAAATACAAAGGTTTTGCAGATGTTGAGAACCTAGAAAAGGTTGCCGAAGGCACTGAATTCTATTTATCCTCAATTACAAAATCATTTACAGCAATGGCCGCTTTGCTGCTGCACGAGAAGGGCAAATTGGATTTGGACAAGCGACTGACCCAGTACTTTAATGACATCAAATTTGAGGGGGTTCCTTATGCGGACAGTATAAACATTCGGCACCTTTTGTCCCATACATCAGGTATTTCAAATGACTACCTTGCTGATCGCAAGGCCTATTATGGGAATTACACACATGGGGTTTTGTTGAAACTGCTTTCCAAATTCACAACAACCAACGCTGTTGGTTTGGGAAATTTTGACTACGATAATCTTGGGTATAATATTCTGGAACTTATCATTGAAAGAGAGCTGGGGCAAGATTGGAAAGAGGTTGTCACTGACGAAGTATTGAAACCAATTGGTATGGATGAAACCTTTACTTCCTTGAGTGCATTAATGAATCACCAAATCCCTGTTGCACAACCTCATTATCAATCCAACATTTCTGGTGCTTTGGAGAAATTGGAAATTAAAAAGAATGACAAAATGCTTCATGCCGCAGGGGGAAACTATAGCACGGTAAAGGATATGGCCAAATGGTTGATTGTTCAATTGAACGAAGGGAAAATCAATGGCAAACAAGCCATTCCGGCTCATTTGATCAAGCTTAGCCATACACCACAGGCTTTTCAGGAGCTGACCTATATTGATATCGATAGATATGGCTATGGCTATGGATGGAATTTGGGTGTTAATATTGAGAAAGATACCATTATACATCATTTTGGTGGATTTCCCGGTTACCATTCAGAAGTTTGGCTCCAGCCTGAAAATGATATTGGGGTGGCGGTAATGGTGAATGAAGGGAGTGGCATTGGCATTGTCACTTCTTATCTGCTCTCTTCTTATGCCATTGATTATTTCTTACATCCTGAGGGTATTGATGAAAAATACGAAAACCAATTAGCGGCTTACTCACAAATGGCCATGGAAAATTTTGAATCCATGGCAAAAGAGAAAGAAAAACGCTCTGAACGTCAATGGAAATTGGAATTGCCCAATCAAATGTATGTTGGTACTTACACTAGCGAAGAGTTGGGTTCAATTCAAATAGCGTTTAGTGATAGTAAAGGGTTTCAGGTAACCCATGGTCTTATAAAAAGCAAGACTGTAGAACCTTACACTTTAGAAAACTCCATGAGAGTTGACATACTGGAAAACGGGTCAGTTTTCAAATTCAACATTAAGGATGGAAAGGTCAAGAGTCTCGTTCAAGAGGATGTTGTTTACATAAAAGAATACTAA
- a CDS encoding cytochrome c, producing MRYLLACFCLFFSVLSVSQEFPSIPEEMIPTDDVSLKNGKKLFEKHCTQCHNIFEEQIGPPLAYVYRFYDYAWLHGFITNSQQMVAQGDALAIDIFNAYDKTIMPVHEFSEDEVWNLMGYIKKVSETKDYDEYFNFGSNQDEELIAHKKFSKVWWGLGVLALLSILVLFFEYKMRK from the coding sequence ATGCGTTACCTGTTGGCATGTTTTTGCTTGTTTTTCTCGGTTCTTTCAGTGTCCCAAGAGTTCCCTTCCATTCCCGAGGAAATGATTCCAACAGATGATGTCTCTCTGAAAAACGGCAAGAAACTTTTTGAAAAACATTGCACTCAGTGCCATAACATATTTGAAGAGCAAATAGGACCTCCATTGGCCTATGTCTATCGTTTTTATGATTATGCATGGTTGCATGGCTTTATTACAAATTCCCAACAAATGGTGGCACAGGGTGATGCGTTGGCAATCGATATATTCAATGCTTATGATAAGACCATTATGCCTGTCCATGAATTTTCCGAAGATGAAGTCTGGAACCTCATGGGTTATATAAAAAAAGTCTCCGAAACCAAGGATTATGATGAGTATTTCAATTTTGGATCAAATCAGGATGAAGAATTAATTGCACATAAAAAATTCTCAAAGGTCTGGTGGGGTCTTGGGGTTTTGGCATTACTCTCAATCCTGGTCTTATTCTTTGAATATAAGATGAGAAAATAA
- a CDS encoding sensor histidine kinase — MEVNFKYILYHILFWVVIMLAFAVSEWGYRQSIQEAIIFELLFLPSRLVAVYINWFVLIPKILYNNKILGYFGVLLLVIAILAIAHRYFVLYWGYPNYFPQWVDASRDRVYDLPRLAQNALIIVSPVAFTTGFKLFSDWFKQRKETEMLREEKRDAELKFLKSQINPHFLFNTLNSIYGLALESSKKTPGLILKLSDILSYTLYESGMGKVPLEKEIQLIKNIISLEQERFGKRLDISFVVKGDTKNIQIPPLLLIPLVENAFKHGIQNEVKKGWINIDLFTQVDILRFHISNSMPSGMKKENNIDGLGLKNISRRLELLFENRHLLKIEENQDTFSVHMEINFNPKTDA; from the coding sequence GTGGAGGTGAACTTTAAATATATTTTATACCACATCCTATTCTGGGTGGTCATTATGTTGGCCTTTGCGGTTTCCGAGTGGGGATATCGGCAATCCATACAGGAGGCCATTATTTTTGAATTGCTTTTCCTGCCTTCAAGATTGGTTGCAGTCTATATAAACTGGTTTGTTTTAATTCCAAAGATTCTTTACAACAATAAAATCCTGGGCTATTTTGGTGTGTTGCTCTTGGTCATAGCGATTTTGGCCATTGCCCACCGCTATTTTGTATTGTATTGGGGGTACCCAAATTATTTTCCCCAGTGGGTCGATGCCTCGAGAGATCGGGTCTACGACCTGCCCAGATTGGCTCAAAATGCACTAATAATTGTATCTCCCGTTGCATTTACAACCGGCTTTAAATTATTCTCGGATTGGTTTAAACAACGTAAGGAAACGGAAATGCTCAGGGAGGAAAAGAGAGACGCAGAGCTTAAGTTTTTAAAATCGCAGATAAATCCCCATTTCTTGTTCAATACCTTGAACAGTATTTATGGCTTGGCCCTTGAAAGCTCAAAAAAAACGCCGGGCCTGATCTTAAAGTTATCGGATATTTTGAGCTATACCTTATATGAGTCTGGAATGGGCAAAGTACCACTAGAAAAGGAAATACAGCTTATAAAGAATATTATTTCTTTGGAACAGGAACGCTTTGGGAAACGGTTGGATATCTCCTTCGTTGTTAAAGGTGACACCAAGAACATACAAATACCGCCACTGCTTTTAATCCCTTTGGTGGAAAACGCCTTTAAGCATGGTATACAAAACGAAGTAAAAAAAGGATGGATAAACATTGATTTATTCACCCAAGTAGATATACTGAGGTTTCATATTTCCAATAGTATGCCATCCGGTATGAAAAAGGAGAACAATATTGACGGGCTAGGCCTTAAAAATATAAGTAGGCGACTAGAATTGTTGTTTGAAAACAGACACCTGCTTAAAATAGAGGAGAATCAAGATACATTTTCTGTGCATATGGAAATTAACTTTAACCCAAAAACAGATGCTTAA
- a CDS encoding Ig-like domain-containing protein: MAIILGGIYVLWACSNDNSSEEEQSALSKIEVSSPFGQILLGSTLTTLQFTAEGFDQNNETVGVNEIVWSSSDETKATVDSNGLVTFVGSGQITITATSGSVSGSKDITVLPAASLSKIEVSSSISQAVLGVTEEFKLVAMAFDQNGNAFENTEYTWSSSDDMVASIDENGLVTILDTGDVTFTASSNEVSGETSFSVLEGFEAGSTIFENVNIVDVCSGAIISSQDVFVVNEKIESISATGTNEFPVDAMVIDGTGKYVMPGLGDAHAHVFFESDFYQYLANSVTSVVDMGNSAAATPAESPALDWKNSILLGSLDGPNFYPSIMVRGPEDGGRVANNAAEARQIVYEWREYDFIKAYSRVPASAFDALLSEGENYGLEVIGHANVNLGMTSVLQKGQRMIAHAEEYLYAHFQGNTSQELIDEAISNTLDAQAFVTGTLSTYEAISKIWGANQSGYDELKMRPGYEYTNPTYKNIWDGQFNGSYNQPGSLDGGLTFQKNYVPKFHNAGIKLLLGTDSPLIIGLPAGYSIHEEIRLLKEIGISNADILRIGTLNFAEFIKRDSRNSEDFGEIKPGYRADLVLLDANPINDLETLRSPNMIMVRGKIYTRDFLQQQLDNLANKGSMSVYKPSLLDIHSH, encoded by the coding sequence ATGGCAATTATATTAGGAGGAATATATGTTTTATGGGCATGCAGCAATGATAATTCCTCTGAGGAAGAACAGTCTGCCCTATCAAAAATTGAAGTTTCATCACCTTTTGGCCAGATATTGTTAGGGAGCACTTTAACCACCCTACAGTTTACTGCGGAAGGTTTTGATCAAAACAATGAAACCGTTGGCGTAAATGAAATCGTTTGGTCTTCCTCAGATGAGACAAAGGCCACTGTAGATTCCAATGGTCTGGTGACCTTTGTTGGTTCTGGGCAAATAACCATTACGGCCACTTCGGGTTCTGTTTCTGGTAGTAAAGACATTACTGTCCTACCTGCTGCTTCACTTTCAAAAATTGAAGTGTCGTCATCGATATCCCAAGCTGTTTTGGGTGTTACAGAGGAATTTAAACTTGTGGCCATGGCGTTTGACCAAAATGGCAATGCATTTGAAAATACGGAGTATACTTGGAGTTCCTCTGATGATATGGTGGCAAGTATTGACGAAAATGGTTTAGTGACCATTTTGGATACGGGTGATGTCACATTTACGGCAAGCTCAAATGAAGTCTCGGGTGAAACTAGTTTTAGTGTTCTGGAAGGTTTCGAAGCAGGCTCAACTATTTTTGAAAACGTCAATATTGTTGATGTTTGCAGCGGTGCCATTATTTCCTCTCAAGATGTGTTTGTGGTCAATGAAAAAATTGAAAGCATCTCTGCAACTGGAACCAACGAGTTCCCAGTGGATGCAATGGTCATTGACGGTACAGGAAAATATGTGATGCCCGGTCTTGGCGATGCCCACGCACATGTATTTTTTGAGTCTGATTTTTACCAATATTTGGCTAATTCAGTGACCTCGGTTGTAGATATGGGTAATTCTGCAGCGGCTACCCCTGCAGAATCACCTGCATTGGACTGGAAAAACAGTATTCTTTTGGGGAGCCTTGACGGTCCCAATTTCTATCCATCCATTATGGTGCGGGGGCCAGAGGACGGTGGAAGGGTTGCCAACAATGCTGCGGAAGCCCGCCAAATTGTCTATGAATGGAGGGAATATGATTTTATTAAAGCATATAGCAGGGTGCCCGCCAGTGCCTTTGATGCATTGCTTTCCGAAGGTGAAAATTATGGTTTGGAGGTCATTGGTCATGCCAATGTTAATTTGGGAATGACATCCGTATTGCAAAAAGGTCAGAGAATGATAGCCCATGCAGAGGAATATCTATATGCACATTTCCAAGGAAATACCTCTCAGGAGCTTATTGATGAGGCTATTTCAAATACCTTGGATGCCCAGGCATTTGTTACCGGAACCTTATCCACCTACGAGGCTATTTCAAAAATTTGGGGTGCCAACCAATCTGGATATGATGAGCTGAAAATGAGACCTGGATATGAATACACAAACCCCACCTATAAAAATATTTGGGACGGACAGTTCAATGGAAGCTATAATCAACCGGGTTCATTGGATGGGGGATTGACATTCCAGAAAAATTATGTGCCAAAGTTTCACAATGCCGGAATCAAATTATTACTGGGAACGGATTCACCCCTAATCATTGGTCTTCCCGCTGGCTATTCTATCCATGAAGAGATTAGATTATTAAAGGAAATAGGAATAAGCAATGCGGACATTCTGAGAATTGGCACCCTGAATTTTGCCGAATTTATCAAAAGAGACTCTAGAAATTCTGAAGATTTTGGAGAAATAAAACCGGGATACAGGGCAGACTTGGTATTACTTGATGCCAACCCAATAAATGATTTGGAAACCTTACGGTCTCCCAACATGATAATGGTAAGGGGCAAGATCTACACTCGTGACTTTTTACAACAGCAATTGGACAATCTGGCCAACAAGGGTTCAATGTCTGTGTACAAACCAAGTCTGTTGGATATACATTCACATTGA
- a CDS encoding AraC family transcriptional regulator: MLTYKNHITRITDDIYDFPYKYGNEIYHSKIARPEYTPVEYESNFSIKFMFRGAEKYIVNGDEKKVTAGKMLIVNDKSHVINRAESSEAFSVFLTQHIIKDCKQNLMTSADYLLDEPFDQSEESINFYDHVSNRNIPALELLRSRIMVNPDIIIPAEYYFELAHDLLVSQKVIQDQINRVDRLKFSTRKEIYRRVSLTMDYLMSNIHEKFSLDSLAKASCMSKYQLIRSFKEVYGITPNRYFILEKMKQAKNELQYQKECSIKETAFKFGYPSLASFSKQFKQVFGIYPSRLE, from the coding sequence ATGTTAACCTATAAAAACCATATTACCCGCATAACAGATGACATATATGATTTCCCATACAAATATGGGAATGAAATTTATCATTCTAAGATAGCCCGACCAGAATATACTCCCGTGGAATACGAATCCAATTTTTCTATAAAATTTATGTTCAGGGGAGCGGAAAAATACATCGTAAACGGTGATGAAAAAAAAGTTACGGCGGGCAAGATGCTCATTGTGAATGACAAATCGCATGTCATAAACAGAGCGGAATCCAGTGAGGCATTCTCCGTTTTCCTTACTCAGCATATCATTAAAGATTGTAAGCAAAATTTAATGACAAGTGCAGATTATTTATTGGATGAGCCCTTTGACCAATCAGAAGAAAGTATAAATTTTTATGATCATGTGTCGAATAGGAACATTCCTGCGCTGGAGCTTCTAAGATCTCGAATCATGGTAAATCCGGATATCATAATTCCAGCAGAGTATTACTTTGAACTGGCCCATGATCTATTGGTTTCCCAAAAAGTAATCCAGGACCAAATCAATAGAGTAGACAGATTAAAGTTCAGTACCCGCAAGGAGATATACAGAAGGGTAAGCCTGACCATGGACTACTTGATGTCAAATATCCATGAAAAATTTAGTCTGGACAGCCTGGCAAAGGCAAGTTGTATGTCTAAATATCAGCTCATACGAAGTTTCAAAGAAGTATATGGCATTACACCAAATAGGTATTTTATTCTTGAAAAAATGAAGCAAGCAAAAAATGAGCTTCAGTATCAAAAGGAATGCAGCATAAAGGAGACAGCATTCAAATTTGGTTACCCCAGTCTTGCCAGTTTTAGCAAACAATTTAAACAGGTTTTTGGAATTTATCCCAGTAGGTTGGAGTGA
- a CDS encoding carbohydrate binding family 9 domain-containing protein: protein MNPSKNEKIQVDGILDTLVYDKMPHIENLSVKFPLTDKAPKDRTEVWLKYDEENIYLFIKCHFDSNPVVQLQKRDAPVLESDGVGIVLDPLNKKTNGYLFWVNAFNARSDGLVAQGSVDLSWDQKWISGTKRYSNHYDVEIAIPFRSIKFDKDLNNWGFNIIRAINSKNEIHSLSAMPIQFSEWDLGYVKTMEFGGNLPQEGHNFSLNPYLATNYRHNDDDNYDFDLGLDGKFTVASTLNVDFTANPDFSQVEVDRQVVNLTRFSVFFPERRPFFLENADVFNEFGIFPDQPFFSRRIGLDPEGNPIPIYGGIRLTGNLNPKFRIGFMDVHSKSSVSETGQNYMALTVNHRIMKRSLFKAIFLNRQEMNGDSEDPYGRNLGGEFYYSNDSGTISGWAGYIHSFKKTINKENFTYYGLLGISGRSMRSTTYFQSMKKDYYADMGFIGRLIQFNPVTGEEVRLSYKSLTNSSSYTWYKTKEGSKLVSLGFNVFNSVYLDSNDSFNEWNSEVTLSANWRNTSTLGLTLSHADVNLLVPFSISPEEPLPIGGYRFNNMDLGYKSNRNSKFLIDLSAAAGSFYNGKITSGNVKVGYRLQPYGNINLAYEKNILDFPNQFGDSNLDLLINEINLSLTNKLFINSVLQLNTQQDIFSGYARLQYRYSPLSDFFLVFSKVTGIEDNPLNEHFIALKFTHWFSL from the coding sequence TTGAACCCATCTAAGAACGAAAAAATACAAGTAGATGGCATTTTGGATACATTGGTCTACGATAAAATGCCACATATTGAAAACCTCTCTGTTAAGTTTCCCTTAACCGACAAAGCACCAAAAGATAGAACGGAGGTTTGGCTTAAGTATGATGAGGAAAACATATATCTTTTTATAAAATGCCATTTTGACTCTAATCCCGTAGTTCAATTGCAAAAAAGAGACGCCCCGGTGTTGGAAAGTGATGGCGTGGGGATTGTCCTTGATCCTTTGAACAAAAAGACGAATGGTTATCTATTCTGGGTCAACGCTTTTAATGCAAGATCTGATGGATTGGTGGCACAAGGGTCGGTGGATCTGTCATGGGATCAAAAATGGATTTCTGGAACTAAACGATATTCCAATCATTATGATGTTGAGATAGCCATACCTTTTAGATCCATAAAATTTGATAAAGACCTTAACAATTGGGGCTTTAATATCATTAGGGCCATAAATTCTAAAAATGAAATCCATTCTTTGTCCGCCATGCCCATCCAGTTCAGCGAATGGGATTTGGGATATGTGAAAACCATGGAATTCGGTGGGAACCTACCACAGGAAGGGCATAATTTTTCATTAAACCCTTATCTAGCCACAAATTACAGGCACAATGATGACGACAACTATGATTTTGATCTGGGTCTGGACGGTAAATTTACGGTAGCGTCAACGCTTAATGTGGATTTTACCGCCAATCCTGATTTCTCACAAGTTGAGGTTGATAGACAGGTGGTCAACCTAACCAGGTTCAGTGTTTTTTTTCCAGAAAGACGACCATTCTTTCTAGAAAATGCTGATGTTTTCAATGAATTTGGAATTTTTCCAGACCAACCCTTCTTTTCAAGGCGGATAGGCCTTGATCCAGAGGGAAATCCAATTCCCATTTATGGCGGTATAAGGCTTACGGGAAACCTCAACCCAAAATTTAGAATAGGATTTATGGATGTCCATTCCAAAAGTAGCGTTAGTGAGACGGGTCAAAATTATATGGCACTTACGGTTAACCATCGAATAATGAAAAGGTCTTTGTTCAAGGCAATTTTCCTAAATAGGCAGGAAATGAATGGAGATTCGGAGGACCCGTATGGTAGAAATCTTGGAGGTGAATTTTACTATTCAAATGATTCCGGAACAATTTCAGGATGGGCCGGTTACATCCATTCTTTTAAAAAGACAATAAACAAAGAAAATTTCACGTATTACGGATTACTTGGTATATCGGGCAGATCTATGAGATCCACAACATACTTCCAGTCCATGAAAAAGGATTATTACGCGGATATGGGATTTATAGGTCGGCTGATACAGTTCAACCCTGTTACTGGAGAAGAGGTGCGCCTAAGCTATAAAAGCCTTACCAATAGTAGTTCGTACACATGGTACAAGACAAAGGAAGGCTCAAAATTAGTTTCTTTGGGCTTCAATGTTTTTAACAGCGTTTATCTTGACTCAAACGATAGTTTTAATGAGTGGAACTCGGAAGTGACACTTTCCGCAAATTGGAGAAACACTTCTACGTTGGGTTTAACACTATCCCATGCGGATGTTAACTTACTTGTGCCCTTTAGCATCTCTCCAGAGGAACCATTGCCCATAGGAGGTTACCGCTTTAATAACATGGACCTTGGGTACAAATCCAATAGGAACAGTAAATTTTTGATTGATTTGTCTGCAGCAGCCGGAAGCTTTTATAACGGGAAGATCACCTCCGGAAATGTGAAAGTTGGATATAGACTCCAACCCTATGGCAATATTAATTTGGCCTATGAAAAGAATATTTTGGACTTTCCAAACCAATTTGGTGATTCAAATCTGGATTTGTTGATAAATGAAATTAATTTAAGCCTAACCAATAAGCTCTTCATAAATAGTGTACTACAACTAAATACACAACAAGACATATTCAGTGGATATGCAAGGCTTCAATACAGATATTCACCTTTGTCGGATTTTTTTCTTGTCTTTTCCAAAGTAACTGGCATTGAAGACAACCCACTCAATGAGCATTTTATAGCCCTCAAGTTTACTCATTGGTTCTCGCTTTGA
- a CDS encoding AraC family transcriptional regulator, whose product MLFDSIIIDFLFFGIAFQGFFLAALLYYKLKDWKVAAYYLVFSVVLITWVLFWLGEKGLIGSVWSNNSPDFSILLGPLLLASMDMKKVKKLTHIAFIVFGVYLISGLLITDFFQKTGNYVGVVSIFLNSVFLVFASKGIGSLGSRLMSYALMAFIVYMVVFWLLSYLGFLTWIVDYGTALIISCFFYVSGHQYLIKSKFRTRAQKQTPEHNIILERTLLYLKKSQKYLDSDYRIIDLARDLNISDAQLSEVIRCSEYDNFKSLINHFRVDHSKKLLRNSDLKVLAVAMESGFNNKVSFNNNFKKYTGTSPALYREKIKR is encoded by the coding sequence ATGCTTTTTGATTCTATCATAATAGACTTTTTGTTCTTCGGAATAGCCTTCCAAGGTTTTTTTCTAGCCGCTCTGCTATACTATAAACTTAAGGATTGGAAGGTGGCCGCCTATTACCTTGTTTTTAGTGTTGTATTGATTACTTGGGTACTTTTTTGGCTCGGAGAAAAGGGCCTGATTGGTTCTGTATGGAGCAACAATTCGCCTGATTTCAGCATATTGCTGGGACCATTGCTTTTGGCTTCCATGGACATGAAAAAAGTAAAAAAACTTACCCATATTGCATTCATTGTCTTTGGGGTTTACTTAATTAGTGGACTTTTAATAACAGATTTCTTCCAAAAGACGGGGAACTATGTAGGCGTGGTTTCGATATTCCTAAACTCAGTTTTTTTGGTCTTTGCCTCAAAGGGAATCGGGTCCCTGGGTTCTAGACTGATGTCCTATGCACTTATGGCCTTTATTGTTTATATGGTTGTCTTTTGGCTATTGTCATACTTGGGATTTTTGACCTGGATTGTTGATTATGGTACTGCACTTATCATATCCTGCTTCTTCTATGTCTCTGGGCACCAATATCTTATTAAATCAAAATTTCGCACAAGAGCTCAAAAGCAAACACCCGAACACAATATTATTTTAGAAAGAACCCTTCTATATTTGAAAAAGAGCCAAAAATATTTGGATTCTGATTATCGAATCATTGATTTGGCACGTGATCTAAATATTTCCGATGCGCAATTGTCAGAAGTGATTCGATGCAGTGAGTACGATAATTTTAAATCATTGATAAATCATTTCAGGGTAGATCATTCAAAAAAACTTTTAAGAAATTCAGATTTAAAAGTCTTGGCAGTGGCCATGGAAAGTGGTTTTAACAACAAGGTTTCTTTTAATAATAATTTTAAAAAGTATACAGGCACCTCACCTGCATTGTACCGTGAAAAGATTAAAAGGTAA
- a CDS encoding LytTR family DNA-binding domain-containing protein, translating into MLKCLIIDDEPIAQNIIRGYLDDTPGLVLMGICDNAIEAIEILENKEVDIIFLDIEMPKLSGLAFLKTLEKTPETIITTAYREFAVEGFELSVADYLLKPYSFERFLKAVNKVKKRIEAEKSLGTGSNVAEQTYTYFKSGRKNVKVMYSDIVFIEGLSNYVKIHQVDDKILVVYERLSHLQKVLPYQRFVRIHKSYIISLEKIIKYGVDSVEVGEKELTIGKSYKERFLSKIKNFNP; encoded by the coding sequence ATGCTTAAGTGTTTGATTATTGATGATGAGCCCATAGCGCAAAATATCATTCGCGGGTATTTGGACGATACGCCCGGTCTTGTTCTCATGGGTATTTGCGATAATGCCATCGAAGCTATTGAAATACTCGAAAACAAAGAGGTGGATATCATTTTCCTGGATATTGAAATGCCCAAGCTCTCAGGTCTTGCCTTTTTAAAGACCTTGGAAAAAACACCAGAAACAATCATCACAACGGCTTACAGGGAATTTGCTGTTGAAGGTTTTGAATTGAGCGTTGCCGACTATTTACTGAAGCCTTATTCGTTTGAAAGGTTTTTAAAGGCTGTTAACAAGGTCAAAAAAAGGATTGAAGCAGAGAAAAGCTTGGGCACGGGTAGCAATGTTGCGGAACAGACCTACACATATTTCAAATCAGGCAGAAAAAATGTAAAGGTCATGTACAGCGATATAGTATTTATTGAGGGCCTGAGCAATTATGTAAAGATTCATCAGGTGGATGATAAAATATTGGTGGTTTATGAGAGACTTTCACACCTCCAGAAAGTCTTGCCCTACCAAAGGTTTGTACGAATCCATAAGTCCTACATCATCTCATTGGAGAAAATAATAAAATACGGCGTGGACTCTGTGGAAGTTGGCGAAAAAGAACTTACCATAGGCAAAAGCTACAAAGAAAGGTTTTTGTCAAAAATTAAAAACTTCAATCCATGA
- a CDS encoding carboxypeptidase-like regulatory domain-containing protein, with amino-acid sequence MKSLVCGLLYLAIMHSYSQFVVSGIVLDGKDSRPIPYVNIGIENTLIGTASFENGVFNLEIPNDNIKDSLVFSALGYQRKKISVLVLGDKDSITLEAQNTNLDEVVVSFKKQKLPTIIDGLTKPNYGFLGIYWDGKYISRPDGGSAMAILLNKKSQKIFLKHAQLFIHNNRLPTFDLRVRIMNVKDGKPHHDVYQKNILVSSTKKKGGLVIDLREYQIVLTEPFFLVFEWITSEENSKKLSDKDIDQQITAFSVRDIQEYVGYERKSSMSSWEQSKKVVVANVSYALLN; translated from the coding sequence TTGAAATCACTTGTTTGTGGATTGCTCTATCTTGCCATAATGCACTCTTACTCCCAATTCGTTGTAAGTGGTATAGTTTTGGACGGCAAGGACAGTCGGCCGATACCCTATGTAAATATCGGAATTGAGAATACTCTTATAGGTACTGCTTCATTCGAAAACGGTGTTTTTAATTTGGAAATTCCGAATGATAACATCAAGGATTCCTTGGTTTTTTCAGCCCTTGGTTACCAAAGAAAAAAAATAAGTGTCCTTGTCCTTGGAGACAAGGATAGCATTACCCTTGAAGCTCAAAATACGAATCTTGATGAAGTAGTGGTGTCATTCAAAAAACAGAAGCTTCCAACCATAATTGATGGTCTCACCAAGCCCAACTATGGCTTTTTGGGAATATACTGGGACGGCAAATACATTTCCAGACCAGATGGGGGTTCTGCCATGGCCATACTCCTCAATAAGAAATCTCAAAAAATATTTCTTAAACATGCACAATTGTTCATCCACAACAATCGCCTACCCACCTTTGATCTAAGGGTAAGAATCATGAATGTCAAAGATGGCAAGCCGCACCATGATGTCTATCAAAAAAACATCCTTGTTAGCTCCACTAAAAAAAAGGGTGGATTAGTTATTGACCTCCGTGAATATCAAATCGTGTTGACAGAACCTTTCTTTTTGGTTTTTGAATGGATCACTTCGGAGGAAAATTCAAAAAAATTGAGCGATAAAGATATTGACCAACAAATAACCGCCTTTTCTGTTCGGGACATTCAGGAATATGTCGGATATGAAAGAAAATCGAGTATGTCTTCATGGGAACAATCCAAAAAAGTGGTGGTTGCCAATGTTTCTTACGCATTGTTGAATTGA